The Phycodurus eques isolate BA_2022a chromosome 8, UOR_Pequ_1.1, whole genome shotgun sequence nucleotide sequence ggaaatttgctgtgccacttccagttgaagtttactctcaaaGTAAATATAAAGTAAACAGAATTACacgttatgtatttaaaaaaaacaacagctttggcTTATGAATGCCCcggctagcttaatgctaacacagtgAATAACGCCTTAGATGGGCTAATGTTTAGCACTGATAGTTGCGGCATGATACCCCTTTGAGCAATGCAAACGAAgcaatacatgtagacagacaatatcactAGGCTTTATACgaacaggatttttggggccgatcaccggtcggcgagtttaaaaaaacgataaatgatcacaagatggagcaaggttctatttaaatgacttgttcatttactgtatatacttgtatactgagtatcttcaaaagtattctctattcaggtcaggtattctaatcagtcaagtcaaaccaacattacaacatgacttAATGAattaatgggtgctaacttactgtaattcaataacttcacacacacacacacacacaccaaaacttgagagcatgattcgacagaacgccagcatgtttacgtacaaccgtcagtAATAGCACTAacttgctaggctacgtaacaTTTTGTTACCTGCTtgtgagctgtatcgtattaaacaGTAAGTGAACATTCCTCacgcaatccttgaatgaacgtcctctcctgagcaccggtaaCCACCGGCatacgtttttcctcatgttgttcttataatacacgtgTCGtgatgtcgtcgccatggtaacgagtgtatccggtcgcgtttgagttgacaagataaagccccgtgatcgtaaaagacgggatacggtggtatcggaatacgagattttattgcagtcgtctgacatagtgcaatcgtggaAGAGCAGATTTATCTTGTAGTCGGATTGTAGCGTTACGGTTGTTTGTCTCAGGCgagttgtctgtcccacaccgctgacatgttttttgttttttttattaaataacttcattggcggtcagatatttacagtactatgtcaaaagacaggcgacaaggctaaaacgaaagtagcttttggattcaaatatactgtacacgatggcgacacaCAGTAAATGCCTTTTGcgatcattgatcggatcggcgaattatgacattaaagccgatcagcataaaatgctaattatcggtcgATACCGATCAGGTCGGTAAAGTCTAAATATCATAATACTTATAGGCGTATAGCCTCTGTGAAAAACGTTAAATACTATTGCGCTACTGACTGAGTCATTtaaaactcttcttcgtttgtgtctccTGACTGTATTGTTCAGTACTGCCACCCGGTTGTCAAGGTGGGCACAGCAGAAGGAGAAACACAATAAATGgaagcatgaaatcataatGCACAAACTGATTCGTTCTGTTTAATTATCTTATTACACTACGTTTTTATAAACTATAATATTATAGCGTGCTATTTGcctcattaaaaaacattacaaaattctTTTCACTCgtactttattctttattttcgACACAgaggatccatatcacagagttaaaaaaaacaacattttaaacaagaaagaaagagagtaataatagcaacaaaaataataacaataacaacaataataataaagagaAATCCAGTAATCGCTCTTTTATCCCGGGGTTAGGTTCTGAACCACCctcgcaataggtgaaatccaccAAGTGTGGAACACACCTTTTTTCTTGATGATTGCCACATATTtgaaagctgtatgaacctccccaggcTCCTATTGATCTTCCCCACACGCTTCTGAACGTCCGCCATCctcttaaggccttttcacgcCGCGCTTGCCGCATGGCAAAATTCGGAAGCGCTGATGTCGACGCCTGCCAGCAAGTAAACCGGAACGTTTTCCCGCCGGAGGAGTAGACCGCACCTCGACAACCTCGTTTTGCAAAAGAAAGCTCCGTCCATCGCCGTGCCtctttatatccatccatccattttctgagccgcttgtcctcactagggtcgcgggtctttttatatatatatatatatatatatatatatacatacacacacacacacacacacacacatatatacatacacacacacgtcacgGTACGTATTTTCTCTGGTATCACTCACCAAGCCTTCCTTGCtatggatttgttttatttttcttgggCTGAAAAGATGAATTTCACTTGAATtgatttcaaaggggaaaggtGATTTGTCGCTGTGTGTTGCCAGGGAAGCTGTCGGTGCCCGTGGAAACGGTGCGGCACGGCGTGGAGGCGCTCATGTACCTCGTCACCCAGAGCTCCAAACACACGGTCGCCTCCACACTCTCACACAGCACCTGTCGCACGCCGCCTCCACATTCTCGCTTCGCTCGCCCGCGTTCACGGCCACTGCGCCCGCTTTGCTTTTCCTTGGGAATGAACAGGAATCGATGGGGATCGacttttgtgaaaagaaacgtgGCTCTAGTCGAACGTCAGCGCCGTTCGGCGTTCAGTCCATCACCTGCGTTATTTTTTCTCAGCATCGCGACATGCTTTCTACGGCGACGCATCCTCTGGTTACACTGCACATACAAATACTCTGTTTCAAGGACTGAGTTCAGGGAGTGTGGTGCCCTCGCACGTGGGCAAGGAGACCTAGCGATTTCACTATTTTTAgccaacaaaatatttgtattcatgaTTGAATGTGATACTTTTCCAATGAAGGACCCTCAATGTCCTGTTAATGTCCACAAATTGCCATGGAAAGGTTCCAAAATTGCCCCGTCTTAATCTGGCATGGAAATTTACCGTCAATTTTCCCTTCAGTGTAAAAGTGGGTCATGTTGCTGTCTCGTTACCCAATCATTTGACGCcctttctgtgtgtgcgtgtccgtgcgcgcgtgcgtgtgtgtgtgtgtgtgtgtgtgtgtgtagttgtcCGAGGTGGACTTTGTGGACTCAGTGTTGTCTTTGGAATTTGGTGACGAGCTTAACCAGAGCCTCCTTCAGGTGATTTTAGATTCTTTTTAACGTTATGGAGATTGTGTTGGGCCGTGACAAAGGCGATCACTAATTGATTATGTATTGATAATGGATCGATTGTCTTTTTTGGCAGCTGTACATGCAGCATCGCGGTGAGATCCGCGGCATCTTGAGTCTGGTGCCCTCCAGCATGCCCGCTTACCACAACCTGGAGTGGAGGCTGGATGTACaggtgtgtgcgcacgtgtgtacGCGTGCACTGTGCCTGTGAGTTTACCTATCCGTGTGTGAGTGTTCAtatttgtgtgcgtgagtgAGTGTACGTACATTTGTGTTCAtagtacatgtatatatgtatacatgtgtgCATGAACCTGTGCGTGGTGAGTTTTCCTGTGTGTACGTACGTGCACGAACGTGCGCGCTTAAAAGCGACTCCGTCGTCGTCCTCCCTCCCCTTCGCAGTTGGCCAGTCGCTCCCTCCGCCGGCAGGCGGCGCCCACGTTGACCACCAGGCTGCACCTGACGCACGGGCACGGTTCCGGCACGGAGGTGCGCGGCCGGGTTCTCCGCGTGGACCTGGGCGCCCTCCTGCACCTCATCTCCATCCTGGAGGGGGCGCTCGGGGCCTTGAAGAGCACGCACGCGAGACGCATCCTAcgaaacatcaaataaaaactaGGGCCCGACCCGTGCGGATTTGTCGGGCCCGTTGCTGCTATTTGGCAGAATAAGATTGCCGATACCGATTAATCGgtcgatttattaaaaaaaaaaaaaaatacataatgaataaaatgatttcttATTTGGGCccttacaacaacaaagatatgaattacaaaCAGAacttttgattgttttacaatattttatcCTAAAGTATATAATGTTGCAACAGAGAGAAAATTCTGCAAATAAATCGACCAATTTTTGGTTGAATCGTCGTTATCTTTGtctcatgttgtaatgtgttgaTACGGAGGGAAAGAAATGGCCAATTTTTGCCAATATGAAAAAGGTCAATATTGGCCGGGCCCGAATCAGGACACTCAAAGGCTGcttgtttttgtacttttttcatgTGCATGACggaaaatgtgacttaaaactTGCCTGTACACttgttaataaatgttttatgatggccACAGTCCTGGAATAGATGACTTTATATCTATTAGCGAAGGAAACTCtttcttttgttcttgttgGAAGTTGGTACCGCGTGCCTGTTTCCACTGCTAACAACAATCAAAACGGGCGACTTAGCGTGTGAACATGTTTAAAAGGAAATAAGTGCGCTCAAGGTTCCCCATTGATCATTTGAAACATTCGGATTCATTTGAATCTGTCATCAGACTTTCGCTAGCTATGGAATCAAGTTGTCAATTTTAAAGATCCCAAGTGTCATTTTAGCGTGATTACATTAAATAAAGTTGAAGGATTTTTTGGTGTTATTGTGCTTTTTAGCAGGGGTCAGACTGGGTCCAAGGGTTTTTCTCAGGGGGGCCGGAATAGAGATTGAGTATTGAATGGAgatacgagcttggtcacggaaggAATTCAACTCGCACGTCAGGGCATTCGCTAGCCAAAATtagataaataataaatacgtCATTAAATCAATAATTACGTGGCATGAGTATTTcattatgttatttatttatttggcgcCCCTGTCACAGAAGCAACAAATGAATGTAatagtgaaataaataaatatggaaacaattcaataaatatttaaatggaATATTGAAgtaattaaatattgaaataaataaaaaactgaacaaaataattattgatataaataaataaatatagaaacTAAAGATATCGatataaaaaataagttaataaatatttaaataaaaaagaaatatttagcTAATTAAATAGAACTATATGAAATGAATATTGAAACAAATACATGTTACAATGAACGAAGAAATATTGAAGTAATGAAATAGTTGACACATTtaataattgatcaattaaATTTTGCTGCCTCTTTGGGTATTTGTGGTTTCTGTTCAGGCACCCTGTGGGACAGACGCTCGTGTAAGTCACATGACGCACAAACCGGAAGAGAGCCGCCGAGCCAACAAGGCCGCCGACGACCCGAGCGACCCAAGTCCTCCTCCGCAGTCCGCGCAGACAGCAGCGCTTCGTCTTCACGATGTGACCACCTCCGCCGACCTCCGACCCCCGACCCAGCCCCCAACCGGCCGCAGCCGTCCGCTCAGCAGCCACTCTGTGCCGCCGGATCCCCCCGTGACTCGGCCCCGCCATGGCGCAGTGCGTGCAGTCCGTCCAGGAGTTCGTCCAGGACTCGTTCGTGCCGATGGTGGCCGTGCTGTGCAGCGACGAGGCGGAGAGGCTCACCCGCAAAAACAAACTCAACTTCGCCGAGCTGCTCAGGCCTTTCTGCCGGCTCACTTCCGAAGGTACGAGCGAGCGAGAGACGCGCCCCGGGCCGGCTGACATGGCTTCGGTTTGTTAGCACCGCGGCTAGCTTGTGAcaaagcggcggcggcggcggcggacaCCTGCCGGGGCTTCGTCACACCTGCCCGGGCTTCGTCACACCCGAGCGGCGCCACTTTGACTGCAGATGTCGCCGGCGAGCTAACAGGCCCGCGCCTGAAGTGCCTTTAGGAAGTTGTCATTTTTAGACCGACCTACTTGCAAATGGGCTCCTTCGTCAAGTTACCGACTTCAACTTTTACCTGCCGAAATCCTGCATGCCGAATAGTCCATCGGCTTATGTGTGCGCTCTTTGTCGAGCTGACTTGAGCTTTAGACAGCAATGTTGTGTGGACGACGTGGTTTAGTTCAGAGAACGCTCTCTCTCAATCAGGTTGCACGTAATTCTGACTTTTGCTCCTTTCGGTGGCGACGTCGCAAAACGTCCACCGTACTTGTGCTGAGGCCGCAGGCGGTTTGCAGAGATGCTTTGTTGGACTTTTGaggctatccatccatccattttctgagctgcttctcctcacgcgggtcgcgggcgtgctggagccttatcccagctgtcatcgggcaggaggcggggtacgccctgaactgcttgccagccaatcacagggcacatacaaacaaacaaacaaccattcgcactcacattcacacctacgggcaatttagagtctccaattaatgcattattttgagatgtgggaggaaagcggagtgcccggagaaaagccacgcaggcacgggcagaacgtgcaaac carries:
- the commd2 gene encoding COMM domain-containing protein 2 isoform X1; the encoded protein is MLLVLSEEHKEHLTFLTKVDAAVVGEFGRIALEFLRRGISPKVYDGAARKLSVPVETVRHGVEALMYLVTQSSKHTVASTLSHSTCRTPPPHSRFARPRSRPLRPLCFSLGMNRNRWGSTFVKRNVALVERQRRSAFSPSPALFFLSIATCFLRRRILWLHCTYKYSVSRTEFRECGALARGQGDLAISLFLANKIFVFMIECDTFPMKDPQCPVNVHKLPWKGSKIAPS
- the commd2 gene encoding COMM domain-containing protein 2 isoform X2, yielding MLLVLSEEHKEHLTFLTKVDAAVVGEFGRIALEFLRRGISPKVYDGAARKLSVPVETVRHGVEALMYLVTQSSKHTLSEVDFVDSVLSLEFGDELNQSLLQLYMQHRGEIRGILSLVPSSMPAYHNLEWRLDVQLASRSLRRQAAPTLTTRLHLTHGHGSGTEVRGRVLRVDLGALLHLISILEGALGALKSTHARRILRNIK